One stretch of Chryseobacterium indologenes DNA includes these proteins:
- a CDS encoding carboxypeptidase regulatory-like domain-containing protein, with protein sequence MKKNISLFLMLFITAFTFAQKTISGKITDDDGVGIPSASVTVEEPGKDAIIAYGITNSKGEYKVTFTSPESNVDLKVKAFNQKPLTKQISNSDQTLNFKMQSEATEIKEVQLKTKMITARGDTISYDLKAFNSKNDRTLADVMKKIPGIEVNTDGTILYQGNAINKFYVNGKDLMEGGYGTINNSLPKDAVQKVEVLENHQPVKILQDKVPSDQAAINIKLKNSVTMTGRGEVGTGFGEPWLWNVKLTPMFFGQKSQWVVNYKTNNMGEQVENEGNILAFGNSWEGRRGNVSQNNWISVENAEAPNLPVKRYLLNSVHYLSANYLTNIDKKKEWELKANANYTNNAVERESNTTTTDIQQGTQYKTRFLNNFYTDKLKGELIFTKNAKKGFFKNTTTFSQFWNADRAFAERNDKIGYRFGNEALESPTSSFQNSLSTIIPWKEKMVNFKSYISYQDDKQVLEITPANYLKFPYKAPDSTKFSTIKFTPGSSVLQSFRIKSLDTSHSANISFSTKGWTFTPQVGIDFSTDKLITDFYGVTDNNQPDFTSPAYENNLRFTRINPSASVGINYKSESWSLFSSFPVNFNNIKAEDEFRNVSKSLNKITFTPNIFAQYSFASFFKASMSGGISNNFGDIQTAYAGYILTSPGGFNVMNPKNPIPETTTKNGGVRLEYRNPLNNLFFNVGYRLSDIKNNLLASSVVNELGFSVIEYIERENKRTSNSYYAEIGKYFPKFKTNASFSFNNSLSKSQLIRNTDLIDNKTDANTLGFKLNNTYFSWMSIDFNATKTWSKQSNAYLTGNLGKVEGYTHNLNVFFYPLEGHTLGFYWDQINSKLGDTKFNNGFFDVSYQFSWTKKKVDFELKWMNIADRKVFEKVSVRDATIEQTTMQLRPSQVMFTVKFNFK encoded by the coding sequence ATGAAAAAAAATATTTCCTTATTTCTGATGCTCTTTATAACAGCATTCACTTTTGCACAGAAAACCATTTCCGGAAAAATTACGGATGATGATGGGGTTGGTATACCAAGTGCAAGCGTAACCGTTGAAGAACCTGGTAAAGATGCTATTATTGCCTATGGAATCACCAATTCAAAAGGAGAATACAAAGTTACTTTTACCTCTCCGGAGTCCAATGTAGATCTTAAAGTAAAAGCCTTCAACCAGAAACCTCTTACAAAGCAAATCAGTAATAGCGACCAGACATTGAATTTTAAAATGCAGTCTGAAGCTACGGAAATTAAGGAAGTGCAGCTGAAAACGAAAATGATCACCGCGAGAGGAGATACTATCTCTTATGATCTTAAAGCGTTCAACAGTAAAAATGACAGAACCCTTGCCGATGTAATGAAAAAGATTCCCGGAATTGAAGTCAATACAGACGGGACCATCTTATATCAGGGAAATGCGATCAACAAATTCTACGTTAATGGTAAAGATCTTATGGAAGGAGGCTATGGAACCATCAATAACTCGTTGCCCAAAGATGCCGTACAAAAAGTGGAGGTCCTTGAAAACCACCAGCCGGTAAAGATCCTTCAGGATAAAGTTCCTTCAGATCAGGCAGCGATCAATATTAAGCTTAAGAACTCCGTAACCATGACGGGCCGGGGAGAAGTAGGGACAGGTTTTGGAGAGCCATGGCTTTGGAATGTAAAACTTACTCCCATGTTTTTCGGACAGAAAAGCCAGTGGGTCGTCAATTACAAGACCAATAATATGGGGGAACAAGTGGAAAATGAAGGGAATATTCTGGCATTCGGTAATAGCTGGGAGGGAAGAAGGGGCAATGTTTCCCAGAATAATTGGATAAGTGTTGAAAATGCTGAAGCACCTAATCTTCCAGTAAAAAGATATTTATTGAACAGTGTGCACTATCTTTCTGCTAATTATCTTACAAATATTGACAAGAAAAAAGAGTGGGAACTTAAAGCCAATGCCAATTATACCAATAATGCGGTAGAGAGAGAGTCCAATACAACCACTACAGATATCCAGCAGGGAACCCAATATAAAACCAGATTCCTGAATAATTTTTATACAGATAAATTAAAAGGAGAATTGATTTTCACTAAAAATGCTAAAAAAGGATTTTTTAAAAATACAACAACATTTTCCCAGTTTTGGAATGCAGACAGAGCCTTTGCAGAGAGAAATGATAAAATTGGATACAGATTTGGGAATGAAGCTTTAGAATCACCAACGTCATCGTTTCAGAACTCTTTAAGTACCATCATCCCATGGAAAGAAAAAATGGTAAACTTTAAATCTTATATTAGTTATCAGGATGACAAGCAGGTATTGGAAATTACTCCTGCAAACTATTTAAAGTTTCCTTATAAAGCACCGGATAGTACAAAATTTTCAACAATTAAATTCACTCCTGGAAGTTCTGTTTTACAAAGTTTTAGAATTAAAAGCTTAGATACATCACATTCTGCAAATATCAGTTTTTCTACAAAAGGGTGGACATTTACACCTCAAGTGGGAATTGACTTTTCTACAGATAAATTAATCACCGATTTTTATGGGGTTACTGATAATAATCAACCGGATTTTACTAGTCCTGCTTATGAAAACAATTTGAGATTCACAAGAATTAATCCATCTGCTTCGGTTGGAATTAATTATAAATCAGAATCTTGGAGCCTGTTTTCTAGTTTTCCAGTCAACTTCAATAATATAAAAGCCGAAGATGAATTTAGGAATGTTTCCAAATCTTTAAATAAAATAACCTTTACTCCTAATATTTTTGCCCAGTATTCTTTTGCATCTTTCTTTAAAGCAAGTATGAGTGGAGGAATAAGCAATAATTTTGGAGATATACAAACGGCATACGCAGGATATATTTTGACAAGTCCTGGAGGGTTTAATGTAATGAATCCCAAAAATCCGATCCCAGAGACCACTACAAAAAATGGTGGTGTAAGATTGGAATACAGAAATCCATTAAACAATCTTTTCTTTAATGTAGGATATAGGTTGAGCGATATTAAAAACAATTTATTAGCATCAAGTGTTGTTAATGAATTAGGATTCAGCGTGATTGAATATATTGAGCGCGAAAATAAAAGAACGAGCAACAGCTATTATGCGGAAATTGGAAAATATTTTCCAAAATTTAAAACCAACGCTTCATTTAGCTTTAATAATAGCTTATCAAAATCACAATTGATAAGAAATACCGATTTAATTGATAATAAAACGGATGCTAATACATTAGGCTTTAAATTAAACAATACTTACTTCTCATGGATGAGTATAGATTTTAATGCAACGAAAACATGGAGCAAGCAATCTAATGCCTACCTTACAGGAAACTTAGGAAAAGTAGAAGGGTATACACATAATTTAAATGTATTTTTCTATCCTTTAGAGGGACATACGCTTGGATTCTATTGGGATCAGATCAATTCTAAATTGGGAGACACCAAATTTAACAATGGCTTTTTTGATGTATCCTATCAGTTCAGCTGGACTAAGAAAAAAGTTGATTTTGAGCTAAAGTGGATGAATATTGCAGACAGAAAAGTGTTTGAAAAAGTAAGCGTAAGAGATGCAACAATTGAACAAACAACCATGCAGCTCCGCCCTAGCCAGGTAATGTTTACTGTAAAATTCAATTTTAAATAA
- a CDS encoding cupin-like domain-containing protein — MGIILKPIDVVDDISKEEFYEKYLKPRRPVVIKNMAKKWPAYQKWTMEYMKEVVGDVEVPLYDSSKADPSAPINASAAKMKFGDYIDLIEREPTDLRIFLFDPIKYAPKLLEDYISPKELMGGFLDKYPNMFFGGKGSVTFLHFDIDMAHIFHTHFNGRKHILLFDYKWRERLYQIPYATYALEDYDIENPDFTKFPALDGVEGIECFLEHGDTLFMPTGWWHWMKYLDGSFSISLRAWDKSWAVKAHSLWNLTVQRKFDDIMKSNFKKKYMDWKEKMAIKRAEIALKRGLPR, encoded by the coding sequence ATGGGAATTATTTTAAAGCCTATAGATGTTGTAGATGATATTTCTAAAGAGGAATTCTACGAAAAATATCTAAAGCCAAGAAGGCCCGTTGTCATCAAAAATATGGCAAAAAAGTGGCCTGCTTACCAGAAATGGACAATGGAGTATATGAAGGAGGTTGTAGGAGATGTGGAGGTCCCGTTATATGACAGTTCAAAGGCAGATCCTTCTGCTCCCATCAATGCTTCTGCAGCCAAAATGAAATTCGGCGATTATATAGATCTTATTGAGAGAGAACCTACTGATCTTAGAATTTTCCTTTTTGATCCCATAAAATATGCTCCGAAACTTTTAGAAGATTATATTTCTCCCAAAGAGCTGATGGGAGGTTTTCTTGATAAATACCCGAATATGTTCTTCGGAGGTAAAGGCTCTGTAACTTTCTTACATTTCGATATAGATATGGCTCACATTTTCCATACTCATTTTAATGGAAGAAAACATATTCTTCTTTTTGATTATAAGTGGAGAGAAAGATTGTACCAGATCCCGTATGCAACGTACGCTTTGGAGGATTATGATATTGAAAATCCGGATTTCACAAAGTTCCCGGCACTGGATGGTGTAGAAGGTATTGAATGTTTCCTTGAACATGGAGACACTTTATTTATGCCTACAGGCTGGTGGCACTGGATGAAATACCTGGATGGATCTTTCTCTATCTCTTTAAGAGCCTGGGATAAATCATGGGCCGTAAAAGCACATTCTTTATGGAATCTTACGGTACAGCGTAAATTTGATGACATTATGAAGTCTAATTTCAAAAAGAAATACATGGACTGGAAAGAAAAGATGGCTATTAAAAGAGCTGAAATCGCTTTAAAAAGAGGCTTACCAAGATAA
- a CDS encoding SMI1/KNR4 family protein — translation MKTEFINALHQLKEWISKNEAIIETLPWKDGEQIVESEVLTFNIQPVSNKEIEEIKAFTQHLLPESYYHFLAEIGSGQFLIGEYLPCFEFYNLAELEEYNANVQQEIEDAEINDHFIMIGSHCSMGDWMGFCTTRKDERNYDVFCHEYPIDEYTEVSDELNSWRTFEEWVIKAVETKGKETL, via the coding sequence ATGAAGACAGAATTTATCAACGCTTTACACCAATTGAAAGAATGGATTTCAAAAAACGAAGCCATTATTGAAACTCTTCCATGGAAAGATGGTGAGCAGATTGTAGAATCAGAAGTCTTAACGTTTAATATACAGCCTGTTTCGAATAAAGAAATAGAAGAAATAAAAGCTTTTACCCAACATTTGCTTCCCGAATCTTATTATCATTTCTTAGCCGAGATTGGAAGCGGACAATTTTTAATAGGTGAATATTTACCGTGCTTTGAATTTTACAATTTAGCGGAACTAGAAGAATATAACGCTAATGTTCAACAGGAGATTGAAGATGCAGAAATAAACGATCATTTTATCATGATTGGCTCTCATTGCTCTATGGGTGACTGGATGGGATTCTGCACAACGAGAAAGGATGAGAGAAACTATGATGTCTTTTGTCATGAATATCCTATTGATGAATATACAGAGGTTTCGGATGAATTGAATTCATGGCGAACTTTTGAAGAATGGGTCATCAAAGCTGTTGAAACGAAAGGAAAAGAAACGTTGTAA
- a CDS encoding metallophosphoesterase family protein: protein MNRTLVIGDIHGGAKALQQVLERAEVTPNDRLIFLGDYVDGWSESSQVIQSLIELSERQDCIFIKGNHDVWCEDWLARGEGPGVWLSNGGKSTVDSYENYSHEDQEVHLEFFQRMKSYHVDDQNRLFIHAGYSSMHGPEKEVYSSNYRWDRTLWETAVAMDKKLAKNSLLYPKRLLLYKEIFIGHTPTLDIGSKIPTNKANIWNMDTGAAFTGALSIMDIDTNEFWQSDILPSLYPNEKGRNGDMLSR from the coding sequence ATGAACAGAACATTAGTAATAGGAGATATTCACGGTGGAGCTAAAGCATTGCAGCAGGTACTTGAAAGAGCTGAGGTTACCCCGAATGACAGATTAATTTTTCTTGGAGATTATGTAGACGGCTGGAGTGAGTCTTCCCAGGTGATTCAGTCTTTAATAGAGCTTTCGGAAAGGCAGGACTGTATTTTCATCAAAGGAAATCATGATGTTTGGTGTGAAGACTGGTTAGCCCGAGGAGAAGGACCTGGTGTATGGCTTTCCAATGGCGGAAAAAGTACGGTAGATAGCTATGAAAATTATTCTCATGAAGATCAGGAAGTACATCTTGAGTTTTTCCAGCGTATGAAAAGCTATCATGTTGATGACCAGAACCGGTTGTTTATTCATGCCGGATATTCTTCCATGCACGGCCCGGAAAAAGAAGTGTATTCCAGCAATTACCGTTGGGACAGAACCCTTTGGGAAACCGCCGTAGCCATGGATAAAAAATTGGCAAAAAATTCTTTATTATATCCTAAAAGACTGCTTCTTTACAAAGAAATATTTATCGGACATACTCCAACGTTGGATATTGGAAGTAAAATTCCCACCAATAAAGCCAATATCTGGAATATGGATACCGGAGCAGCCTTTACGGGAGCATTATCCATCATGGATATTGATACCAATGAATTCTGGCAGAGCGATATACTCCCATCTCTATATCCTAATGAAAAAGGGAGAAATGGAGATATGTTAAGCAGATGA
- a CDS encoding RNA 2'-phosphotransferase: protein MNEIETKRISKFLSLILRHQPETIGLKLDENGWANVEELRAKSAKKRVHFSLEELDEVVETNNKKRFAFNDDKTKIRASQGHSINIDLSLEAIQPPDFLYHGTAEANISSILEKGIVKRNRQHVHLSADKETATKVGMRHGKPIILTIRTGKMHEEGIEFFQSANGVWLTEFVDPKYISK from the coding sequence ATGAACGAAATAGAAACAAAAAGAATAAGTAAATTTCTAAGCCTTATTTTGAGGCATCAACCCGAAACTATCGGTCTAAAACTGGATGAAAACGGCTGGGCAAATGTAGAAGAGCTGAGAGCAAAATCAGCGAAAAAAAGAGTGCATTTTTCTCTGGAAGAGTTAGATGAGGTGGTGGAAACCAATAACAAGAAAAGGTTTGCCTTTAATGATGATAAAACGAAGATCAGAGCCAGTCAGGGACATTCTATCAATATTGATTTATCCCTGGAAGCCATACAGCCGCCTGATTTCCTGTATCACGGAACAGCGGAAGCCAATATTTCTTCCATTCTAGAAAAAGGAATTGTAAAAAGAAACCGCCAGCATGTACACTTAAGTGCTGATAAAGAGACCGCTACAAAGGTTGGGATGAGACACGGGAAACCTATAATTCTGACCATCAGAACCGGTAAAATGCATGAAGAAGGAATTGAATTCTTCCAATCAGCCAACGGAGTGTGGCTCACAGAGTTTGTAGATCCAAAATATATTTCAAAATAA
- a CDS encoding ADP-ribosylglycohydrolase family protein: MENKVKAGIIGVCIGDALGVPVEFKDRGYLKRFPVTEMQEFGSHNQPKGTWSDDSSLTLCLAEVLTKGYNLEKIGQSFVKWVKDGHWTAHGRLFDIGGTTREAIERLIKGESARFSGNIFEEDNGNGSLMRILPLAFYLKNEDDIQKLYQTVKEVSSITHGHFRSVFACFIYVIFAIQLIKGKNKAESYEYMQNVVLKYAEKQWFSLSEIELFHRVLKNDISVYPEDEIRGSGYVLHSLEASLWCFLNSESYSEAVLKAVNLGEDTDTTGAITGGLAGIYYGFENIPQKWIDELVRKDDIEKLCEKLEKK, translated from the coding sequence ATGGAAAATAAAGTAAAGGCGGGAATTATAGGAGTATGCATTGGTGATGCTCTTGGAGTTCCTGTAGAGTTTAAAGATAGAGGTTATCTGAAAAGGTTTCCTGTTACAGAAATGCAGGAATTTGGATCACATAATCAACCCAAAGGAACGTGGAGTGACGATAGTTCTCTAACGCTCTGCCTTGCTGAAGTACTTACAAAAGGCTATAATCTGGAAAAGATAGGGCAAAGCTTTGTAAAATGGGTGAAAGATGGCCATTGGACTGCCCACGGAAGACTTTTCGATATTGGAGGAACTACACGGGAGGCTATTGAAAGACTGATTAAAGGAGAAAGTGCCCGATTTTCAGGGAATATTTTTGAAGAAGATAATGGGAATGGTTCCTTAATGAGAATTCTTCCCTTAGCTTTTTATCTTAAAAATGAAGATGATATTCAGAAGCTATATCAGACTGTAAAGGAAGTTTCATCCATTACCCATGGCCATTTTAGATCTGTTTTTGCCTGTTTTATCTATGTAATATTTGCCATTCAGTTAATAAAAGGAAAAAATAAAGCTGAATCTTATGAATATATGCAGAATGTAGTTTTGAAATATGCAGAAAAACAATGGTTTAGCTTAAGTGAAATTGAGCTTTTTCATAGGGTTTTAAAAAATGATATTTCAGTTTATCCTGAAGATGAAATCAGAGGAAGTGGCTATGTCCTGCATAGTCTGGAAGCCTCTTTATGGTGTTTTTTAAACTCAGAAAGTTACTCAGAAGCTGTATTGAAAGCAGTAAATCTGGGTGAAGATACGGACACAACAGGAGCTATTACTGGCGGATTGGCAGGAATCTATTATGGTTTTGAAAATATTCCCCAGAAATGGATTGATGAACTGGTGAGAAAAGATGATATTGAAAAACTATGTGAAAAGTTAGAAAAGAAATAG